The genomic DNA GCCAGCGCACCATTGAGCAGCAACATGATCGTAAACGCCTGGCGCAGCCGGTGGGGTTCGATGCGGTCGGACTGGACCAGGGCGCTCACCAGTCCATAGCCGTTCAGGAAGGTGGCGAAATTCAAAATCACCTGTGTCATCGCGAACAGGCCATAGTCGGCCGGATCGAGCAGGCGGATGACGGCCAGCGTCACCACCCAGCTCATCATCTGCGAGACGATCTGGCTGCCCGATCGCCAGAAGATCGCGCTTCTTATCCGTGCGCCGAAACCCGCGTCGTTCGCGTCGGCATCCTGCAATCCCATTCCCCTGCTTATCCTGTTCCATGTGCGTCGCGGAATCGGGTCTAGCGCCCAACCCCCAAAAATTTCTGAAATAAAATTGCAAAAAGCGTTTGACGGTTCGGAAGGACGCGCCTAGAGGGCTGTTCACCGGACGGGGCGCTGCCATCAGGGAGCGCTTGGAACGGTCGCCAACATGGGTGGGACGCAACTCCCTCGGAAGTATTTTCGAGGGGGATTAGCTGTCCCTCTAAAGTTGTCGGTTCTTTGACATTGTCGGTTAGATGAAGGGACATGTGGGCGGCGGCTCCGGTCTGTGGCGGCTTTCAGGCGTCATGTGATCGGTTAAATTAGGCCGTTCCTTATTGGGGTTTGTCGGGTTTTCCCGATGGATCGTTCATATGTCTCAATATATTCCACTAGAATATATTGTGCAGGAATGGCTCCTGAAAATGAGCGGTTATATTTGGCCTTATTCCGGCTGGATGTAATCGGACATCAAACTTGAGAGTTTGATCCTGGCTCAGAACGAACGCTGGCGGCATGCCTAATACATGCAAGTCGAACGAGACCTTCGGGTCTAGTGGCGCACGGGTGCGTAACGCGTGGGAATCTGCCCTTGGGTTCGGAATAACGTCGGGAAACTGACGCTAATACCGGATGATGACGAAAGTCCAAAGATTTATCGCCCAAGGATGAGCCCGCGTAGGATTAGCTAGTTGGTGGGGTAAAGGCCCACCAAGGCGACGATCCTTAGCTGGTCTGAGAGGATGATCAGCCACACTGGGACTGAGACACGGCCCAGACTCCTACGGGAGGCAGCAGTAGGGAATATTGGACAATGGGGGCAACCCTGATCCAGCAATGCCGCGTGAGTGATGAAGGCCTTAGGGTTGTAAAGCTCTTTTACCCGGGATGATAATGACAGTACCGGGAGAATAAGCCCCGGCTAACTCCGTGCCAGCAGCCGCGGTAATACGGAGGGGGCTAGCGTTGTTCGGAATTACTGGGCGTAAAGCGCACGTAGGCGGCGATTTAAGTCAGAGGTGAAAGCCCGGGGCTCAACCCCGGAACTGCCTTTGAGACTGGATTGCTAGAATCTTGGAGAGGCGGGTGGAATTCCGAGTGTAGAGGTGAAATTCGTAGATATTCGGAAGAACACCAGTGGCGAAGGCGGCCCGCTGGACAAGTATTGACGCTGAGGTGCGAAAGCGTGGGGAGCAAACAGGATTAGATACCCTGGTAGTCCACGCCGTAAACGATGATAACTAGCTGCCGGGGCACATGGTGTTTCGGTGGCGCAGCTAACGCATTAAGTTATCCGCCTGGGGAGTACGGTCGCAAGATTAAAACTCAAAGGAATTGACGGGGGCCTGCACAAGCGGTGGAGCATGTGGTTTAATTCGAAGCAACGCGCAGAACCTTACCAACGTTTGACATCCCTATCGCGATTAGCAGAGATGCTTTTCTTCAGTTCGGCTGGATAGGTGACAGGTGCTGCATGGCTGTCGTCAGCTCGTGTCGTGAGATGTTGGGTTAAGTCCCGCAACGAGCGCAACCCTCGCCTTTAGTTGCCAGCATTAAGTTGGGTACTCTAAAGGAACCGCCGGTGATAAGCCGGAGGAAGGTGGGGATGACGTCAAGTCCTCATGGCCCTTACGCGTTGGGCTACACACGTGCTACAATGGCGACTACAGTGGGCAGCCACTCCGCGAGGAGGAGCTAATCTCCAAAAGTCGTCTCAGTTCGGATCGTTCTCTGCAACTCGAGAGCGTGAAGGCGGAATCGCTAGTAATCGCGGATCAGCATGCCGCGGTGAATACGTTCCCAGGCCTTGTACACACCGCCCGTCACACCATGGGAGTTGGATTCACTCGAAGGCGTTGAGCTAACCGCAAGGAGGCAGGCGACCACAGTGGGTTTAGCGACTGGGGTGAAGTCGTAACAAGGTAGCCGTAGGGGAACCTGCGGCTGGATCACCTCCTTTCTAAGGATCGTGACGAAAGCGTCCTCGCTTGACGGGGAAAGAGCTTCGTCATTTCCAAAGAACATTGCCGCCGTCCTCATGTCCCTTCATCACTAGAGATTAGCGCAACGGTAACGTTGTGCTGATAGCTGAGCAGGCTCAAGCGCCTCGCGCTGCTGTAACAAGCAGCCTGATTGGCGGCTGGGCCGGTAGCTCAGGTGGTTAGAGCGCACGCCTGATAAGCGTGAGGTCGGAGGTTCAACTCCTCCCCGGCCCACCAGTTTTGCCGTCTCGGAACCCGTCCGGGGGACGGGTTCAGGCAAAACTCCCGAGCGTAAGCGAAGGGATTGGTGAGGGGCCTTAGCTCAGCTGGGAGAGCGGTTGCTTTGCAAGCATCAGGTCATCGGTTCGATCCCGATAGGCTCCACCAGTTTTGCCGATCAGAAAATGTCCGGGGGACATTTTCCGGCAAAACTCCCAAGCGAAGCGCGGGAGGGACTGGGCGCAAGATGCTCACCACATTCTCTAGAGATGAAGAGTAGCGGTTTGCCGGATATGTCCGGTGATATGGCTCGCAATGCGGGCCTCTTTGACATTGTGAATGGGTTTTTTAATCGATGCCGTGGCGACATGGTTCGGTTTTTGGCGTTTCCGCAAGGGAATGTCGGGAAGCGGGCGATGATCGTACACACAAGATTATCTGGCTGAGTTTAATAACCACACCGATTACAAGCTGATGCAGTGTTTCTCCAATGCTGTCGTTGGTGGTGTGGACTCTCAAGCGTGAGGTAAGGGCATCTGGTGAATGCCTTGGCATGTACAGGCGATGAAGGACGTGGCACGCTGCGATAAGCGTGGGGGAGCCGTGAGCAGGCTTTGATCCCGCGATTTCCGAATGGGACAACCCACTTGTCCCATTTAATCTCTGTCCTGAGGGAACTCAGGATAAGCGGTTAAATGAGACGAGTATCACTAAGCTGAATAAAATAGGCTTTGGTGAGGCGAACCCGGAGAACTGAAACATCTCAGTACCCGGAGGAAAAGACATCAACCGAGATTCCGTTAGTAGTGGCGAGCGAACGCGGACCAGGCCAGTGCCATTCATGTAGTTAGCAGAACGCTCTGGAAAGTGCGGCCATAGCGGGTGATAGCCCCGTATGCGAAAATGACATGAGTGGACTTGAGTAGGGCGGAGCACGTGAAACTCTGTCTGAACATGGGGGGACCACCCTCCAAGCCTAAATACTCGTACATGACCGATAGTGAACCAGTACCGTGAGGGAAAGGTGAAAAGCACCCCGATGAGGGGAGTGAAACAGTACCTGAAACCGGATGCCTACAAGCAGTGGGAGGGTCCTTGAGACCTGACCGCGTACCTCTTGCATAATGGGTCTGTGACTTAGTGTATCAAGCAAGCTTAAGCCGTTAGGTGTAGGCGCAGCGAAAGCGAGTCTGAATAGGGCGATTTGAGTTTGATGCATTAGACCCGAAACCCGGCGATCTATGCATGACCAGGTTGAAGGTGCGGTAACACGCACTGGAGGACCGAACCGTTCAATGTTGAAAAATTGTCGGATGAGTTGTGCTTAGGGGTGAAAGGCCAATCAAGCCGGGAAATAGCTGGTTCTCCGCGAAATCTATTGAGGTAGAGCGTCGAATATTTGCCGTTGGGGGTAGAGCACTGGATGGTTGCGGGGGTCGCGAGATCTACCAATACTAACCAAACTCCGAATACCAACGAGTCTAGTTCGGCAGACAGACGGCGGGTGCTAAGGTCCGTCGTCAAAAGGGAAACAGCCCTAACCTACAGCTAAGGTCCCCAAGTCACGTCTAAGTGGGAAAGCATGTGGGATTTCCAAAACAACCAGGAGGTTGGCTTAGAAGCAGCCATCCTTTAAAGAAAGCGTAACAGCTCACTGGTCTAAACAAGAGATCCTGCGGCGAAGATGTAACGGGGCTCAAGACGTGCACCGAAGCTTAGGGTTCAGTCTATGACTGAGCGGTAGCGGAGCGTTCCGTAGGCCGTTGAAGCGGAAGGGTAACCGACCGTGGAGGTATCGGAAGTGCGAATGCAGACATGAGTAGCGATTAACAGTGTGAGATGCACTGTCGCCGAAATTCCAAGGGTTCCTGCTTAAAGCTAATCTGAGCAGGGTAAGCCGGCCCCTAAGACGAGCCCGAAGGGGGTAGTCGATGGGAACCACGTTAATATTCGTGGGCCTGGTGGTGTGTGACGGATGGCGTAAATTGTTCGGCCTTATTGGATTGGTCCGGGCAGTGAAGTTGTCCCAGGAAATAGCCCCACCGTATAGACCGTACCCTAAACCGACACAGGTGGAATGGTAGAGTATACCAAGGCGTTTGAGAGAAGTATCCTGAAGGAACTCGGCAAATTGCCTCCGTACCTTCGGAAGAAGGAGGCCCCATCGTAAGGCAACTTTTGATGGGGGGCACAGGCCAGGGGGTAGCGACTGTTTAGCAAAAACACAGGGCTCTGCTAAGTCGGCTTCAAGACGACGTATAGGGCCTGACGCCTGCCCGGTGCCTGAAGGTTAAGAGGAGGAGTGCAAGCTCTGAATTGAAGCCCAGGTAAACGGCGGCCGTAACTATAACGGTCCTAAGGTAGCGAAATTCCTTGTCGGGTAAGTTCCGACCTGCACGAATGGCGTAACGACTTCCCCACTGTCTCCAGGATATGCTCAGCGAAATTGAATTCTCCGTGAAGATGCGGAGTACCCGCGGTTAGACGGAAAGACCCCGTGCACCTTTACTGCAGCTTCAGAGTGGCATTAGGAAAGAACTGTGTAGCATAGGTGGGAGGCTTTGAAGCGATGACGCCAGTTGTCGTGGAGCCATAGGTGAAATACCACCCTGTTGTTTTCTGATGTCTAACCTCGCACCGTTATCCGGTGCAGGGACCCTCTGTGGCGGGTAGTTTGACTGGGGCGGTCGCCTCCTAAAGAGTAACGGAGGCGCGCGATGGTGGGCTCAGGACGGTTGGAAACCGTCTGTTAGAGTGCAATGGCATAAGCCCGCCTGACTGCGAGACTGACAAGTCGAGCAGAGACGAAAGTCGGTCATAGTGATCCGGTGGTCCCTCGTGGAAGGGCCATCGCTCAACGGATAAAAGGTACGCCGGGGATAACAGGCTGATGATTCCCAAGAGCTCATATCGACGGAATCGTTTGGCACCTCGATGTCGGCTCATCACATCCTGGGGCTGGAGCAGGTCCCAAGGGTTTGGCTGTTCGCCAATTAAAGTGGTACGTGAGCTGGGTTCAGAACGTCGCGAGACAGTTTGGTCCCTATCTGCCGTGGGCGTCGAAATTTGAGAGGAGTTGACCCTAGTACGAGAGGACCGGGTTGAACATACCTCTGGTGTACCAGTCGTCCTGCCAAGGGCGCAGCTGGGTAGCTATGTATGGACGGGATAACCGCTGAAAGCATCTAAGCGGGAAGCCTCCCTCAAGATAAGATTTCATCGAGCCGTCGTAGACCACGACGTTGATAGGTCGGATGTGGAAGTGCGGTAACGCATGGAGCTAACCGATCCTAATTGCTCTGTTCGCGCTTAAGAGTCCCACCATCACCGACAGCAGTGGATGCTGCCGGCGATCAGATGGTCGTTAAGCCAGCCCAGATACTCGAATATATACCGTTACGTGCACGGCACCGATTAAAAAAACCTCCTCATGCGCCAGCTCCATTGCTTGGTGACCATAGCGTCTGTGACCCACCCGATCCCTTCCCGAACTCGGCCGTGAAACCAGACTGCGCCGATGGTACTGTGGCTCAAGCCCCGGAAGAGTAGGGCGTCGCCAGGCATTGAAGCTCGCGCATGACTAAAGGTTATAACCCATTCTCAAATTTTCTCCGTCCCTTTCGGGGGACGGATATTGGCGCGGGATGGAGCAGCCCGGTAGCTCGTCAGGCTCATAACCTGAAGGTCGTAGGTTCAAATCCTACTCCCGCAACCAACAAAAAAGCCGGCCTTTGCGCCGGCTTTTTTGTTTCTCCTGCCAGGCGTCTCACTCCTTCTCTAGCCGCTGGCTGAAATAGACCATCTGCATCGCCTGGAGCCGCGCGCCCTGTTGAATGTCGGCGTCGCCCGCATGGCCGCCGGCCATGTCCTCATAGAAATGATAGGGCAGCCCATAATCCTTCAGCCGCGCCGCGAATTTGCGCGCATGTTGCGGGCCGACCCGGTCGTCCTTGGTCGTGGTCCAGATATAGGGCGTCGGATAGGTCACTCCCCGCCGGATGTTCGCATAGGGCGAAATCTTTTCCAGAAACGCTTTCTCCGCCGGCACCGAGACGCTGCCATATTCGTCCACCCAGGACGCGCCCGCCGCGATCTGCTCGTAGCGGATCATGTCGAGCAGCGGCACCTGGATCACCACCCCGTTCCACAGGTCGGGATGCTGGTTGAATTCCACCCCCATCAGCAGTCCGCCATTGGACCCGCCATAGATGCCGAACCGCCGGGGCGACGATAATTTGCGCGCGAAAATATCCTGCGCCACTGCGGCGAAATCATCATAGATGATCTGCCGCTTCGTTTTCAGCCCTGCCTCATGCCAGGCCGGACCAAATTCGCCGCCGCCGCGAATATTGGCCAGCACGAAGCTATTGCCCCGCTCCAGCCACAGCTTGCCGGTGATCGCGGCATAGCTGGGCGTCATCGGCACCTCGAACCCGCCATAGGCGGTCATGATCGTCGGGGTCGATCCGTCCGCCTTCATGTCTTTGCGATGGACGATGAAATAGGGGATTTTCGTTCCGTCGCTCGACATTGCCTCATATTGGTCGACGACAAGCCCGGCCGCGTCGAAGCGTGCCGGCATCGCCTTCACCTGAACCGGTTGCGGATCGGCGGCATCGATCGCCCATAGCGTCGTCGGCGCAAGGAATCCTGCGACCGACAGATAGGCCTTGTCGCTCTTGCCGGTCGCCGTGGCGATGCCGATGGTTGCATTGTCGGGCAGGGCGACGGGCCTGCTGGTCCAGCCTGCTTTGCCAGGTGTCAGCACTTGTACCCGGCCGCGTACATTGTCGTTGATCGCCAGAATGACATGGCCCTTCGTGGCGGTGACGCCGTCGATCGACTGGCGTGCATTGGGCGCGAACAGGATTTGCGGCGTCAGCACCGCACCGGCCTGCAATGCCCTGAGCGGCACCGCCGCCAGCGCGCCCGCCGGTACGGTCACGCCGCCACTTTCCCACGCTTCGCTGGTCTGGATCAGCACCTGGCCGTCGACCATGCCCTGCAACTGGCTCCGGGCTGGCAGCGGCAGCTTCTGCACGCCGCTCGCCCCGACCAGATATGTCTCGTTGCCGAAGAAGGTGACGCCGCGATACAGGAAGGCCGCGCGGTTGCCCGATCCGTCGGACAGGATGATCGGAAAGGTGCCGACCTGATCGCCCGGATCGCCGCGATAGATTTCCTGCGCCGCAGACAATGGCTGGCCGCGTTTCAGCGTCTTGATCACGAAGGGATAGCCCGATTTGGTCATCGTGCCCTCTCCCCAATCGCGCGCCAGCAGGATGGTGTCGCGGTCCAGCCAGCCCTCATTCTGCTTCGAGATGGGAATGTCGAACCCGCCCTTGACGAACTGCCCCGCTTCCAGATCATATTCGCGCAGGGTCACGGCATCCTCGCCGCCATCGGACAGGTTGATCAGCGCCCGCCGCTCGTCGGGATCGAGGATGGTTGCGCCCTTCCACACCCATTTGCGTCCTTCGGCCTTCGACAGCGCATCCAGATCCAGCGCTATCGTCCAGTCAGGCGTATCGCGGGCATAATCGACTTCGCTGGTGTAGCGCCATACGCCCTGCGGATGATCGACATCGCGCCAGAGATTATAGATCCGCCCATGGATCAGCATCGGCATGGCGATCCGGTCCCTGGCCGATGCGATGGCCAGCGCCTGCGCATAATAGCCGGGATAGCGCGGATCATTCTGGAAGGCGGCGACGGTCGCCTTGTTTTCCGCCTCCACCCATTGCATCGCGCGCGGCCCGGTCCAGTCCTCCAGCCAGACGAAGGGGTCGTCAACGGGGGCAGGGGCAGGGACGGGGGAGGGCGCTTCCGCGCCGGTCAGCAGGGCGGCAGTTACCAAGAGCATGATCCTCTTCTTCATCCGGGTCAGTCCTTCACGGGCGTCATCCGCCCCTGGCGATAGCTTCGCCGCAGCAGCGCGGCGGCGATCAGCAGCGGCAGCGCGATCAGGCAGGCGATCAGCCCCGGCCACACTGGCGACCAGCCCAGCAGGCTGTGAATACCGAATGCCGATGGCGCAATCAGCAGCAGTGCGCCGATCGCCAGCAACCATAATCCCCAGCGCCGGGGCCGCACCGCCACCATCCGCATCTCGTGCCGCAACGCCTTGCGACCGGCTCTGGTCGACGGATCTGGCGACGGACCGGACATCATGGGAACCGCCGGGATGGGGAAGGGCGCCACATCATCATCCCGAAAAGCTAGGGGCTTCGCCCCCCACCCGCAAGCACCCTAACCCGATGTTAAATCTGTCGCGCTAAACCTGCGAGCCTTGTCCACGCATCCTGCAAGGCGTGTCCCATGGCCATTATCGTCTTTACCCAGACCATTCCCTTCCCCATCGCGCCGCTGCGCCAGCTATTGGCGGCCCAGCTTCCGCTCTATAAATGGCAGATCGGCGAGGCGGACGATGGCGGCGCCAGGACCATGGGGCAGTGGAGCGACCATCAACTGATTTCCGGCCGCACCGACG from Sphingobium sp. CAP-1 includes the following:
- a CDS encoding prolyl oligopeptidase family serine peptidase codes for the protein MKKRIMLLVTAALLTGAEAPSPVPAPAPVDDPFVWLEDWTGPRAMQWVEAENKATVAAFQNDPRYPGYYAQALAIASARDRIAMPMLIHGRIYNLWRDVDHPQGVWRYTSEVDYARDTPDWTIALDLDALSKAEGRKWVWKGATILDPDERRALINLSDGGEDAVTLREYDLEAGQFVKGGFDIPISKQNEGWLDRDTILLARDWGEGTMTKSGYPFVIKTLKRGQPLSAAQEIYRGDPGDQVGTFPIILSDGSGNRAAFLYRGVTFFGNETYLVGASGVQKLPLPARSQLQGMVDGQVLIQTSEAWESGGVTVPAGALAAVPLRALQAGAVLTPQILFAPNARQSIDGVTATKGHVILAINDNVRGRVQVLTPGKAGWTSRPVALPDNATIGIATATGKSDKAYLSVAGFLAPTTLWAIDAADPQPVQVKAMPARFDAAGLVVDQYEAMSSDGTKIPYFIVHRKDMKADGSTPTIMTAYGGFEVPMTPSYAAITGKLWLERGNSFVLANIRGGGEFGPAWHEAGLKTKRQIIYDDFAAVAQDIFARKLSSPRRFGIYGGSNGGLLMGVEFNQHPDLWNGVVIQVPLLDMIRYEQIAAGASWVDEYGSVSVPAEKAFLEKISPYANIRRGVTYPTPYIWTTTKDDRVGPQHARKFAARLKDYGLPYHFYEDMAGGHAGDADIQQGARLQAMQMVYFSQRLEKE